From the genome of Neodiprion pinetum isolate iyNeoPine1 chromosome 3, iyNeoPine1.2, whole genome shotgun sequence, one region includes:
- the LOC138190625 gene encoding uncharacterized protein — MSESLTLTLSGTSSVLEAQYFPPIELSLEKNYVLGLVEFLTFNSIPNIHETCNKFYLKRADNSRESITIPTGSYEIEDIQNFSPKELPSDITLSLKANDNELNSEVTCNHVDNDEIHIVVQHQDLCLLPSKSSLHIHEKITKGDGVAAVTVTKLINMAVCHLFEEVHYELNGVEIDRNKNVGITSAMKGYVSLSPGQQYSPENTGWLSGGNELTDAAGNFDVVLPLNYVLSFAEDYRRVIVNGKHDLILTRSNIDLNAVIQASHTENFKITLNKIKWLLPYIKLADKPKIQLLNYIAKDPAISMSFRSWETRNELLRTASEFDHCRIRDVKLFLNSQCYPYGNMNLDIYNNQYAILHDMYVRFQMTYYNKEAEPLLSKREFINRALLIVIDCSKQNETLKTGPVDIRLEFYSSIAFPPHTSAYCMILHDRIVECNPISGTVKKLV, encoded by the exons ATGTCGgaatcgttgacgttaacACTGTCAGGCACATCCTCCGTGCTGGAGGCTCAATATTTCCCCCCAATCGAGTTATCACTAGAGAAGAACTATGTTCTCGGTCTCGTCGAGTTCCTGACATTCAACTCAATACCCAATATTCATGAgacgtgtaataaattttacctgaaacgAGCGGACAACAGCAGAGAGAGCATCACGATACCTACGGGAAGttatgaaattgaggatattcaaaatttttcgcctAAAGAGCTACCCTCCGACATCACCCTTAGTCTGAAAGCTAACGACAACGAGCTGAACAGTGAAGTCACGTGCAATCATGTG GACAACGATGAAAtccatattgttgttcaacatcaagacttgtgtttactgcccagtaaaagctctctacacattcatgaaaaaatcacaaagggTGATGGCGTGGCTGCGGTGACGgttacgaaattgatcaatatggccGTTTGCCACTTGTTTGAGGAAGTTCACTATGAGTTGAACGGTGTAGAGAttgatcgaaataaaaatgttggcatCACCAGCGCTATGAAGGGTTACGTATCCTTGAGTCCAGGCCAGCAATATAGTCCCGAGAATACCGGGTGGTTGAGTGGGGGTAACGAACTAACCGATGCCgctggaaatttcgatgttgttttACCGTTAAATTATGTGCTAAGCTTTGCCGAAGATTATCGTCGAGTCATCGTCAATGGCAAACACGACTTAATTCTCACACGTTCCAACATTGATTTGAATGCCGTGATTCAGGCCTCGCACACGGAAAACTTCAAAATCACCCTAAATAAAATCAAGTGGTTGTTGCCTTACATCAAACTGGCGgataaaccgaaaatccagTTACTCAACTACATTGCCAAGGATCCGGCcatatccatgagttttcgttcttgggaaac GAGAAACGAGCTGCTGAGAACTGCCAGCGAATTTGATCATTGTCggatcagagatgtaaaactcttcctcaactcacagtgctatccctacggaaatatgaatctcgatatatacaataatcaatacgcCATTCTCCATGATATGTATGTCCGGTTTCAAATGACCTACTAcaacaaagaagctgagcctttgctatcgaagcgtgaatttataaaccgaGCCCTccttatcgtcatcgattgctccaagcagaacgaaacattgaaaactggacctgtggacattcgattggaattttaCTCTAGCATTGCGTTCCcaccacacacttctgcctactgcatgatcCTGCATGACCGCATTGTTGAATGTAATCCGATTAGtggtactgtaaaaaaattggtataa
- the LOC124215275 gene encoding transmembrane protein 234 homolog isoform X3 — MTSSIESVVYLGLAALLWGATNPFIKKGSEGLQYVKASSPCRQLAKEVVFLVTTLKYIIPFVINQCGSVLYFLALQSADLSLAVPVSNSLTFVFTAISGWFLGEEKSDRSMK, encoded by the exons ATGACTTCGTCTATTG AATCTGTTGTGTACTTGGGACTCGCTGCTCTGCTGTGGGGTGCTACCAATCCGTTCATCAAAAAAGGATCCGAAGGCTTGCAGTATGTCAAAGCAAGCTCACCGTGCAGACAATTAGCCAAAGAAGTTGTGTTTCTCGTCACAACCTTGAAA tatATAATACCATTTGTAATCAATCAGTGTGGTTCGGTCCTTTACTTTCTTGCACTTCAAAGTGCAGACCTGTCTCTGGCTGTACCAGTTTCAAACTCACTCACGTTTGTATTCACCGCAATTAGTGGATGGTTTTTGGGTGAAGAGAAATCCGACAGAA gtatgaaataa
- the LOC124215275 gene encoding transmembrane protein 234 homolog isoform X2 codes for MTSSIESVVYLGLAALLWGATNPFIKKGSEGLQYVKASSPCRQLAKEVVFLVTTLKYIIPFVINQCGSVLYFLALQSADLSLAVPVSNSLTFVFTAISGWFLGEEKSDRNTYIGMVLISVGITLCCIDKLDASVQQLK; via the exons ATGACTTCGTCTATTG AATCTGTTGTGTACTTGGGACTCGCTGCTCTGCTGTGGGGTGCTACCAATCCGTTCATCAAAAAAGGATCCGAAGGCTTGCAGTATGTCAAAGCAAGCTCACCGTGCAGACAATTAGCCAAAGAAGTTGTGTTTCTCGTCACAACCTTGAAA tatATAATACCATTTGTAATCAATCAGTGTGGTTCGGTCCTTTACTTTCTTGCACTTCAAAGTGCAGACCTGTCTCTGGCTGTACCAGTTTCAAACTCACTCACGTTTGTATTCACCGCAATTAGTGGATGGTTTTTGGGTGAAGAGAAATCCGACAGAA ATACCTATATTGGCATGGTACTAATATCAGTTGGAATAACGCTATGCTGCATTGACAAATTGGATGCTTCCGTACAACAACTGAAATAA
- the LOC124215275 gene encoding transmembrane protein 234 homolog isoform X1 has translation MTSSIESVVYLGLAALLWGATNPFIKKGSEGLQYVKASSPCRQLAKEVVFLVTTLKYIIPFVINQCGSVLYFLALQSADLSLAVPVSNSLTFVFTAISGWFLGEEKSDRKTVSAGGHATIVGASHGNCAAVRRGPPRSAAV, from the exons ATGACTTCGTCTATTG AATCTGTTGTGTACTTGGGACTCGCTGCTCTGCTGTGGGGTGCTACCAATCCGTTCATCAAAAAAGGATCCGAAGGCTTGCAGTATGTCAAAGCAAGCTCACCGTGCAGACAATTAGCCAAAGAAGTTGTGTTTCTCGTCACAACCTTGAAA tatATAATACCATTTGTAATCAATCAGTGTGGTTCGGTCCTTTACTTTCTTGCACTTCAAAGTGCAGACCTGTCTCTGGCTGTACCAGTTTCAAACTCACTCACGTTTGTATTCACCGCAATTAGTGGATGGTTTTTGGGTGAAGAGAAATCCGACAGAA aaacaGTATCGGCGGGTGGTCACGCGACTATAGTGGGCGCATCTCACGGTAACTGCGCCGCGGTCCGCCGCGGTCCGCCGCGGTCCGCCGCGGTGTAG